The Alphaproteobacteria bacterium GM7ARS4 genome includes a region encoding these proteins:
- a CDS encoding MoaD/ThiS family protein translates to MKIVYFAALRTTIGREEEAMTPPPHVLTIGDLMTWLATLSDAHRRAFSRPSIQVAADCQYVDKDHRLHGVKEVAFFPPVTGG, encoded by the coding sequence ATGAAGATTGTCTATTTTGCGGCCCTTCGAACGACAATTGGGCGAGAGGAGGAAGCGATGACGCCTCCGCCTCATGTCCTCACCATAGGTGATTTGATGACGTGGCTTGCCACGTTGAGCGATGCGCACAGGCGCGCTTTCTCACGTCCTTCCATTCAAGTGGCGGCAGATTGTCAGTATGTGGATAAAGACCATCGATTGCATGGCGTCAAGGAAGTCGCCTTTTTTCCTCCCGTGACGGGGGGGTAA
- a CDS encoding branched-chain amino acid aminotransferase, producing the protein MLESFDNRTGVIWYNNRFVPWREACVHVLSHGLHYASAVFEGERVYDGVVFKLDDHTQRLHESAKMMGFTLPFDSETISRATYELLHRQGIKNGYVRPIAWRGSEMMAISAQRNTIHMAIAAWEWPSYFDPDTRKKGIRLGYTPWRRPPANTAPVHAKAAGLYMICTLSKHHVEKKGYDDALMLDHHGHIAESTGANIFFVINDALHTPIPDCFLDGITRQCVIDIAQRQGIDVCERVITPKDVESADAAFLTGTAVEVTPIASIETVRLKGHPLVDTLIEAFQAYVRQTCHHHKTCESVSL; encoded by the coding sequence ATGCTCGAGAGTTTCGATAATCGGACTGGCGTCATCTGGTATAATAATCGCTTTGTGCCGTGGCGTGAAGCGTGCGTCCATGTGCTGAGCCATGGCCTCCATTATGCCAGTGCCGTGTTCGAAGGCGAGCGCGTCTATGATGGGGTTGTTTTTAAGTTGGACGACCATACGCAACGCCTCCATGAGTCTGCCAAGATGATGGGCTTTACGTTGCCCTTCGATAGTGAGACCATAAGCCGAGCGACCTACGAGCTCCTGCATAGGCAAGGCATAAAAAATGGCTATGTGCGCCCCATCGCATGGCGAGGGAGCGAGATGATGGCCATATCCGCCCAACGCAATACCATCCATATGGCCATCGCCGCATGGGAGTGGCCCTCTTACTTTGACCCCGATACCCGCAAAAAAGGCATTCGTCTGGGCTATACGCCATGGCGACGTCCTCCTGCCAATACAGCGCCAGTCCATGCAAAAGCAGCGGGACTCTACATGATATGCACCCTCAGCAAGCACCATGTGGAAAAAAAAGGCTATGACGATGCGTTGATGCTCGACCATCATGGCCATATCGCTGAGTCCACAGGAGCAAACATTTTCTTTGTCATCAACGATGCCTTGCATACGCCCATACCCGATTGTTTTCTCGATGGCATTACGAGACAATGCGTCATCGATATTGCACAGCGCCAAGGTATCGATGTCTGCGAGCGTGTCATAACACCAAAAGATGTAGAGTCAGCGGATGCCGCTTTCCTCACAGGGACGGCCGTTGAGGTCACGCCTATCGCCTCTATCGAGACGGTCAGGTTGAAGGGACATCCATTGGTTGATACCCTCATAGAGGCGTTCCAAGCGTATGTGCGCCAGACATGCCATCACCATAAGACGTGTGAGTCCGTCTCTCTGTAG
- a CDS encoding HAMP domain-containing histidine kinase, producing the protein MKRYLPKTLMGRSQLILWAPMMLLWILLTWAFFDRLWDTHSRRLAEDVVGDIALADQLLTDFPHQRAFLFPLMAEKTEIEFTFTERPRDSSVASVQEKDFYIDYRRFLQESLSRRFPQRHVTFRTDRGLRKTLIWIERDEEPQGVLHAVVPRHRLFNSTTSVFVVFMTFGALFFVSIAALFMRNQIRPMNDLAHAMETFGQGHDSDMEDGRAEQDKPLTLRGAREVRRAIAVFQGMKERIKRHWQQQYMVLTSISHDINTVIARMKLQLAIADGKDMKSTCDSGDTDNKALMAGLEQDVTLLQNIVKEYIDFLRVGGRKPQDDIEDVDVEEMLETLLEDVPRPLRKSIRLVGREQGAKKETKRLMVKAHRGDLKRCLMNILHNAERFAETIELSVHAGRDGLSVIVDDDGVGIAPSMREEALRPFSRLDTSRNLNHEGVGLGLAIADTVMRQHQGRIMLEESPLGGLRVRLFFPKERT; encoded by the coding sequence GTGAAACGTTACCTCCCTAAGACACTGATGGGGCGTTCGCAACTCATCTTGTGGGCGCCTATGATGTTGCTATGGATTTTGCTGACATGGGCATTTTTCGACCGCCTATGGGACACCCATAGTCGCCGCTTGGCTGAGGATGTCGTTGGTGATATTGCCTTAGCGGACCAGCTGTTGACGGATTTTCCCCATCAACGCGCCTTCTTGTTTCCTTTGATGGCGGAAAAAACGGAGATAGAATTCACCTTCACAGAACGTCCTCGTGACTCTTCGGTTGCGTCAGTTCAGGAGAAAGACTTTTACATTGATTATCGGCGCTTCCTTCAAGAGTCTCTCTCGAGGAGATTTCCTCAGCGCCATGTGACATTTCGCACCGACCGTGGGCTCAGAAAAACGCTTATTTGGATAGAACGCGATGAAGAGCCACAGGGTGTTCTCCATGCTGTTGTGCCTCGTCATCGCCTGTTTAACTCAACGACATCGGTGTTTGTCGTCTTCATGACATTCGGCGCGTTATTCTTTGTGAGTATCGCCGCGCTCTTCATGCGGAATCAGATACGTCCCATGAACGACCTTGCCCATGCGATGGAGACGTTCGGGCAGGGACATGATAGCGATATGGAGGATGGGCGCGCTGAGCAGGATAAGCCTCTGACGTTGCGTGGGGCGAGAGAAGTGAGACGAGCCATTGCCGTCTTTCAGGGCATGAAAGAGCGTATTAAGCGCCATTGGCAGCAACAATATATGGTTTTGACGTCCATCTCTCACGACATCAACACAGTCATCGCCCGTATGAAACTACAGCTGGCCATCGCTGATGGCAAAGACATGAAAAGCACATGTGACTCTGGGGATACGGATAACAAGGCGCTCATGGCTGGCCTTGAGCAAGATGTGACGCTCTTACAGAACATCGTCAAGGAGTATATCGATTTTCTACGGGTGGGAGGACGAAAGCCACAGGACGATATCGAGGATGTGGATGTGGAAGAGATGCTCGAGACTCTCTTGGAGGATGTTCCCCGTCCTTTAAGGAAGAGCATACGTCTCGTTGGGCGCGAACAAGGGGCAAAGAAAGAGACAAAACGCCTCATGGTGAAAGCCCATAGAGGCGACCTCAAGCGTTGCCTGATGAACATTCTTCATAATGCGGAACGTTTTGCTGAGACCATCGAATTGTCTGTCCATGCTGGGCGGGACGGCCTGTCCGTCATTGTTGATGATGATGGCGTTGGCATTGCGCCTTCGATGCGCGAAGAGGCGTTGCGTCCGTTTTCTCGTTTGGATACGTCGCGTAATCTCAACCATGAAGGCGTTGGTTTAGGGCTTGCCATTGCTGATACGGTGATGCGTCAGCATCAGGGACGGATCATGCTAGAGGAGTCGCCCTTGGGGGGGTTGAGAGTCAGACTCTTTTTTCCTAAAGAACGGACGTGA
- a CDS encoding AI-2E family transporter, whose protein sequence is MMLQPSMRLFLLMLFLLFLPFFFISVFHAIALPFVVGAVLAYLLDPLVDMLETWGMSRVLSTLLVMACFLLFFVLVVFLLFPPFIEQAMSLAHTLPRALTTLHHLFLEYGKRMMTAWDGLSHNPSGSPLDRMGWMGQWEAWSETSVPRLFSFLTDMLVSLFEGGRAFFQTLMLLLLTPLTTFYLLRDYHIFMGHLAGLLPRRDAVAFRKAMEELAGMLAGVGRGVLMVVGALSLFYGVSLTLLGLPHSVALGVVSGVSMIIPYLGWFIALSITCLVGWIEGFGVAGIGWILAIFALGYVVESFFLTPRFVSHHGGFHPLGLLFALLAGGVFLGFIGVLLAPLWAVIAVVLTRLAVAAYKETRFYTTTG, encoded by the coding sequence ATGATGTTACAGCCTTCGATGCGTCTTTTTTTGCTCATGCTCTTTTTGCTGTTCCTGCCCTTCTTCTTCATATCGGTTTTTCATGCCATTGCTCTCCCTTTCGTTGTCGGCGCTGTGTTGGCGTATCTTTTAGACCCGCTCGTTGACATGCTAGAGACATGGGGCATGAGCCGAGTCCTGTCAACCTTGCTTGTCATGGCGTGTTTTTTATTATTTTTTGTGCTCGTTGTGTTTTTACTCTTTCCTCCCTTCATAGAACAAGCCATGTCTCTTGCCCACACGCTCCCCCGCGCCCTTACGACATTACATCATCTCTTTCTCGAGTATGGCAAGCGTATGATGACGGCATGGGACGGCTTGAGTCATAACCCATCGGGGTCACCACTAGACAGGATGGGATGGATGGGACAATGGGAAGCATGGTCTGAGACATCGGTGCCACGCCTCTTTTCTTTCTTGACGGATATGCTTGTATCGTTATTCGAAGGCGGGCGCGCTTTTTTTCAAACGCTGATGTTGTTGCTCTTGACACCCCTCACGACATTTTACCTTTTGCGCGACTATCATATTTTCATGGGGCATTTGGCAGGTCTTCTTCCTCGCCGTGATGCCGTGGCATTTCGAAAAGCCATGGAGGAATTGGCGGGGATGTTAGCGGGTGTTGGGCGTGGTGTGCTGATGGTGGTAGGCGCGTTGTCTTTATTTTACGGCGTGAGTCTCACCTTGTTAGGCCTTCCCCATAGTGTTGCTTTGGGGGTTGTTTCTGGCGTTTCTATGATTATTCCCTATCTTGGCTGGTTCATCGCTTTGAGTATCACATGTCTCGTTGGCTGGATAGAAGGGTTTGGCGTTGCGGGCATAGGGTGGATTTTGGCGATTTTTGCTCTTGGCTATGTCGTAGAGAGTTTTTTCTTGACGCCTCGCTTTGTCAGCCACCATGGCGGATTTCATCCTCTTGGCTTGCTGTTTGCGCTCTTAGCGGGGGGGGTCTTTCTTGGCTTCATCGGTGTCTTGCTTGCTCCTTTATGGGCGGTCATTGCGGTCGTGTTGACGCGTCTTGCTGTCGCTGCCTATAAAGAGACGCGTTTTTATACGACAACGGGATAA
- a CDS encoding pyrroline-5-carboxylate reductase, which produces MALSSFDSVLVIGGGHMGGALLRGWLKAQRDPRSLYLLDTDSLCRTSWESWLPSSHIIGHSDDIPFNEIHFSCIVLAVKPQQIAHVVGTLCQRLPPLSSCIVSVAAGIPLASIAHHLGHSVIIRAMPNLACAIGKGITALYSAHAKDTPCCAHVHRLFACLGMTLWLEEEERFDIITALCGSGPAYLYYFLECLTKAGAHYGLSEADAQQLALSMVDGATALAIEKKEAPRTLRARVTSPQGTTAAAIDVFQHHTDTWDAIIQRAIEQAMRRAKQLAEETPKHTHAPSP; this is translated from the coding sequence ATGGCACTCTCTTCGTTCGACTCCGTCCTTGTCATAGGCGGCGGCCATATGGGCGGGGCGTTGTTGAGAGGATGGCTCAAGGCACAAAGAGATCCTCGCTCCCTTTACCTGCTGGATACCGACTCTCTATGCCGGACATCATGGGAATCGTGGCTTCCCTCATCCCATATTATCGGACATAGTGACGATATTCCGTTCAACGAGATACATTTCTCTTGTATCGTCTTAGCGGTCAAACCACAACAGATAGCGCATGTCGTCGGAACGCTCTGTCAGCGACTCCCCCCTCTGTCATCTTGTATCGTGTCGGTGGCGGCTGGCATACCTCTCGCCTCTATTGCCCACCATCTAGGCCACAGCGTCATCATCAGGGCTATGCCGAATCTCGCATGCGCCATTGGCAAAGGAATCACAGCCCTGTACAGCGCCCATGCCAAAGACACGCCATGTTGTGCTCATGTCCATAGGCTCTTTGCCTGTCTTGGGATGACATTATGGCTTGAGGAAGAGGAACGTTTTGACATCATCACCGCCTTATGTGGGAGCGGTCCCGCCTACCTCTACTACTTTCTCGAATGTCTCACGAAGGCTGGCGCGCATTATGGGCTCAGTGAGGCAGATGCCCAACAGCTTGCCTTATCGATGGTGGATGGCGCTACCGCCCTCGCCATCGAAAAAAAGGAAGCGCCTCGAACATTACGCGCACGCGTCACAAGCCCACAAGGAACAACAGCAGCCGCCATAGATGTCTTCCAACATCACACCGACACATGGGACGCCATCATCCAACGCGCCATCGAACAGGCCATGAGACGCGCCAAACAATTGGCAGAAGAAACGCCAAAACACACACACGCCCCCTCCCCATAG
- the mobB gene encoding molybdopterin-guanine dinucleotide biosynthesis protein B, with protein sequence MKCFGIVGWSGSGKTTLLVKLIAHLGKQGFSVSTIKHAHQDFDIDKEGKDSYRHRHAGAKEVLVASRRRWALMHELRDEKEPVLRRLIDRMHRVDILLVEGFKREPIPKIELYRQDNHKAFLYPHDKNIIALACDVPLKACPLPAFSLDDIPSLASFIIGYPSAEAF encoded by the coding sequence ATGAAGTGTTTTGGCATTGTCGGCTGGAGTGGTAGCGGAAAGACGACATTGCTCGTCAAATTAATAGCGCATTTAGGCAAGCAAGGCTTTTCCGTCTCAACGATTAAGCATGCCCACCAAGATTTCGACATCGATAAGGAAGGCAAAGACAGCTATCGCCATCGCCATGCTGGCGCAAAAGAGGTGCTTGTGGCGTCACGTAGGCGGTGGGCGTTGATGCACGAATTACGTGACGAGAAAGAGCCAGTTCTTCGCCGCTTGATTGACAGAATGCATCGAGTCGATATTCTTCTTGTGGAAGGTTTTAAGAGAGAGCCCATTCCTAAAATCGAATTATATCGTCAGGATAATCATAAAGCGTTTCTGTATCCCCATGACAAAAATATCATCGCTCTTGCGTGTGATGTGCCTCTCAAGGCATGTCCCCTTCCCGCCTTTTCCCTTGATGATATTCCCTCCCTTGCGTCTTTTATCATAGGGTATCCGTCTGCTGAGGCGTTTTAA
- a CDS encoding molybdenum cofactor biosynthesis protein MoaE: protein MVSITLQSSPIDVGSVYGRFADSVSSSGAVAMFVGRMRASCHHQGRAYTLRSMTLEHYHAMAQRQLDALASRACARWTLEDICIVHRYGKILPHEVIVFIATGAEHRQPALEACHFLIDWLKVKAPFWKYEETNSGEGFWVAAQNRDEQQANGWHESTMPHTP, encoded by the coding sequence ATGGTCTCTATCACGTTGCAATCCTCACCCATTGATGTGGGCTCTGTTTATGGACGTTTTGCGGACTCTGTCTCGTCTAGCGGCGCTGTGGCGATGTTTGTCGGGCGTATGCGCGCCTCGTGCCATCATCAGGGGCGCGCCTATACGTTACGCTCTATGACTCTAGAGCATTATCATGCGATGGCTCAACGACAGCTCGATGCGCTCGCTTCCCGCGCATGCGCACGCTGGACTCTCGAGGACATATGTATCGTCCATCGTTATGGGAAAATCCTTCCCCATGAGGTCATCGTGTTCATCGCCACAGGAGCAGAACACCGCCAGCCCGCCCTCGAGGCTTGCCACTTTTTGATAGATTGGCTCAAGGTGAAAGCGCCCTTTTGGAAATATGAAGAGACGAACAGCGGCGAGGGATTTTGGGTCGCCGCGCAGAATCGGGACGAACAACAGGCGAACGGGTGGCATGAGAGCACCATGCCACACACGCCATGA
- the uvrC gene encoding excinuclease ABC subunit UvrC, translating into MLELHEEQQPFHGQRRYGIEYIRHMCKTLPDASGVYRMEDKNGKILYVGKARSLRKRVASYGRRHGHAVRVQRMMSMTAHVEVIVTRNDAEALLLESNLIKRWRPPFNILLLDDKSFPYIALGRKTQEFAQIFLHRGEKKEGTTYYGPLPTSSAARETMYLLERGFLLRSCRDSVFKARRRPCLLYQIKRCSAPCVGRISKEDYQELVRDATLFLQGRCDSLRKKLTSMMEDASKAQHYERAARYRDRLKALATVHAYQRVDYQHMGDCDVLAVCKEQRHSCVQIFFFRHGRLLGNYAYYPRHDASVDESAILSAVIGQFYTTRSVPRSLYVSHRPEQSDILQQALSERAGHRVSLHDVVRGGKREVMDYVAENARQALARYRMRGHHIQQAQSFLQQLFDRAEPFERIEAYDNSHTSGAHAVGVMIVTDAYDFVRTAYRQFTIGKHQGTSTQEDDHAMMREVITRRFSKALAQGHDRDHHLWPDLLIIDGGKGQLHSVQQALEALGIVDDIPILAMAKGKERRAGKETFHVSDGRCFMVRDDDAVSHYLQRLRDEAHRFAVMSHRKKRQRPLRTSSLEDIKGIGSIRKRALLRYFGSAHAVSVAGIEDLKKVEGIHDFIAHMIYDYFHETEVDLSTRKGYGT; encoded by the coding sequence ATGCTCGAACTCCATGAGGAACAACAACCCTTTCATGGGCAGCGGCGATATGGGATAGAGTATATACGCCATATGTGTAAGACGCTTCCCGATGCGTCTGGCGTGTATCGCATGGAGGATAAGAACGGCAAAATCCTGTATGTGGGCAAGGCGCGTTCTCTCAGAAAGCGTGTCGCCAGTTATGGTCGTCGGCATGGGCATGCGGTGCGCGTGCAACGTATGATGTCTATGACGGCGCATGTGGAGGTTATTGTGACGCGCAACGATGCCGAGGCGCTCTTATTGGAGAGCAATCTCATCAAGAGATGGCGTCCCCCTTTCAATATCTTATTACTGGATGATAAGAGTTTCCCCTACATTGCGCTGGGACGTAAGACGCAAGAGTTTGCTCAAATTTTTTTACATCGTGGCGAGAAGAAGGAGGGCACAACCTATTATGGTCCTCTTCCCACATCGAGTGCGGCGCGTGAGACGATGTATCTTTTAGAGCGTGGCTTTTTATTGCGTAGCTGTCGTGACTCCGTTTTCAAGGCGCGTCGTCGCCCGTGTCTTTTGTATCAAATTAAGCGGTGTTCTGCTCCTTGTGTGGGGCGTATCAGCAAGGAGGATTATCAAGAATTGGTGCGAGACGCCACATTATTTTTGCAAGGACGTTGTGACTCGTTACGTAAGAAACTGACATCGATGATGGAAGACGCCAGCAAAGCGCAGCACTATGAACGAGCGGCGCGTTATCGTGACAGACTCAAGGCGCTGGCGACTGTTCATGCCTATCAGCGCGTTGATTATCAGCATATGGGTGATTGCGATGTGCTGGCCGTCTGTAAGGAACAACGTCATAGCTGTGTCCAGATATTCTTTTTTCGCCATGGGCGTTTGTTAGGTAACTACGCCTATTATCCTCGTCATGATGCCTCTGTGGATGAGTCCGCCATCCTATCGGCAGTGATAGGGCAATTTTATACGACTCGTTCTGTGCCGCGTTCTCTCTATGTGAGCCATCGCCCAGAGCAGAGCGACATCCTACAACAGGCACTCAGTGAGCGGGCTGGCCATCGCGTCTCTCTGCATGATGTTGTGCGCGGTGGCAAGCGTGAGGTGATGGACTATGTCGCAGAGAATGCGCGCCAAGCATTGGCGCGCTACCGCATGCGCGGACATCACATACAGCAAGCGCAATCATTTCTACAGCAGCTGTTTGACCGCGCAGAGCCCTTTGAGCGTATTGAAGCGTACGACAATTCCCATACCAGTGGCGCTCATGCTGTTGGCGTCATGATTGTGACGGATGCTTATGATTTTGTCAGAACAGCCTATCGTCAATTCACCATTGGCAAGCATCAGGGGACATCGACACAAGAGGACGACCATGCCATGATGCGGGAAGTCATCACCCGCCGTTTCTCGAAAGCGCTCGCCCAAGGGCATGACAGAGACCACCATCTTTGGCCAGACCTCCTTATTATTGATGGCGGGAAAGGACAACTCCATAGTGTGCAGCAAGCCCTCGAAGCACTTGGCATTGTCGATGACATACCTATCCTCGCTATGGCAAAGGGAAAGGAAAGGAGGGCGGGAAAGGAAACATTCCATGTGTCGGACGGACGTTGCTTTATGGTGCGCGATGATGACGCTGTTTCCCATTATCTTCAGCGTCTTCGAGACGAAGCCCATCGCTTTGCGGTGATGAGCCACCGCAAGAAACGTCAGCGTCCCTTGCGAACATCGTCCCTCGAAGACATCAAAGGGATAGGGAGCATACGTAAACGCGCCTTGCTCCGCTACTTTGGTTCTGCCCATGCTGTGTCGGTGGCGGGAATAGAAGATTTAAAGAAAGTCGAGGGAATCCATGACTTTATCGCCCATATGATTTATGATTACTTTCACGAGACAGAGGTAGATTTGTCGACACGTAAGGGATATGGGACGTGA
- the pgsA gene encoding CDP-diacylglycerol--glycerol-3-phosphate 3-phosphatidyltransferase: MTLPNTISLGRMALVPVVATMLWFDTPFMRWLALFFYVAACVSDFVDGYLARSTKQISVLGKMLDPVADKLMVSTVIFMLVVTGRIEGIDTIASLVILLREFLVSSLREFLSNLNMRMHVTGVAKWKTALQMFALGFLIVGDASPWFIPALLIGSIGLWLAALLSVISAFAYVRTGIRGIARYDRAQEKPQGKAKLSVKGRRIAPSSS; the protein is encoded by the coding sequence ATGACTCTTCCCAACACGATCAGTTTAGGAAGAATGGCGCTTGTTCCTGTTGTTGCCACCATGCTGTGGTTTGACACGCCTTTTATGCGCTGGCTCGCCCTCTTCTTTTATGTTGCCGCCTGTGTGAGCGATTTTGTGGATGGGTATCTTGCCCGTAGCACCAAGCAAATATCGGTTTTAGGAAAAATGCTGGACCCCGTGGCGGATAAGCTCATGGTATCCACCGTCATTTTCATGCTTGTCGTCACGGGGCGTATCGAGGGTATTGATACCATTGCCTCTCTGGTGATTTTATTGCGTGAATTCCTTGTCTCGTCTTTACGTGAATTTCTGTCTAATTTGAATATGCGTATGCATGTGACGGGTGTGGCAAAATGGAAGACGGCGCTCCAGATGTTCGCGCTAGGGTTTCTTATCGTTGGCGATGCATCGCCATGGTTCATTCCAGCGCTCCTCATAGGGAGCATTGGTTTGTGGCTTGCGGCTCTTCTCAGCGTCATTTCTGCTTTTGCTTATGTGCGCACGGGCATACGTGGCATAGCACGCTATGACAGGGCGCAAGAAAAGCCACAAGGCAAGGCAAAACTATCCGTCAAAGGAAGAAGGATAGCGCCCAGCAGTTCATGA
- a CDS encoding response regulator transcription factor, with the protein MLKKQTHILVVDDDARLRTLLAHYLSQHGCVVSLASDTQEAEQLCMRILFDIIILDVMMPHEHGTTWASRLRERKERVPILMLTAMAQPQDRIAGLESGVDDYLAKPFEPRELLLRIHAILSRSDGAHASSLWSFGAFTFDEEDGLLRYGAERVRLTSGERALLRQLAQGQGRIITRQQLMERLDMCGSERVIDTQIKRLRQKLHIIGGVDVPLRTHRGKGYSLDVVRCRRTTEHKGS; encoded by the coding sequence ATGTTAAAAAAACAGACGCACATTCTTGTTGTTGATGATGATGCGCGCTTGCGCACGTTGTTGGCGCATTATTTGTCGCAACATGGGTGTGTCGTCTCGTTGGCGTCTGACACCCAAGAGGCAGAACAGCTGTGCATGCGTATTCTCTTCGATATCATTATCCTCGATGTCATGATGCCGCATGAGCATGGCACAACATGGGCGTCCCGCCTACGAGAGCGCAAAGAGAGAGTCCCTATTTTGATGTTGACGGCGATGGCCCAACCGCAGGATCGTATTGCTGGTCTGGAGAGTGGTGTCGATGATTATCTTGCTAAACCCTTCGAGCCAAGAGAACTCTTGCTACGTATCCATGCCATTCTCAGTCGTAGCGATGGGGCGCATGCCTCATCTCTCTGGTCTTTTGGTGCGTTCACCTTTGATGAAGAGGATGGTCTCTTGCGTTATGGCGCGGAACGGGTGCGTTTGACATCAGGGGAGCGCGCCCTTTTACGTCAGCTTGCGCAGGGGCAAGGGCGTATCATCACGCGCCAGCAGCTCATGGAACGTCTGGATATGTGCGGCTCTGAGCGCGTCATCGATACACAAATCAAGCGTCTCAGGCAAAAACTTCATATCATTGGCGGGGTGGATGTTCCTCTCCGCACCCACAGGGGTAAGGGCTATTCTTTAGACGTTGTGCGTTGTCGGCGGACAACAGAGCATAAGGGCTCGTAG
- a CDS encoding molybdopterin molybdotransferase MoeA: protein MKEWLSVDDAQRHIEHKTTAIARTCAIPLHQAYGRLLAHDVITPRDVPPYDNAAVDGYGIMWDDELLQEERPAFRLVGRATAGAPARYNVKKRQAVQLFTGTCMTDIEGVDTILMEEACQQQDAQTILFIDKRHAHRGMNYRLRGEDVRQGQNILPRGWRLRPQDMAMLAAMGHPTVDVMDRVRVGLFSSGNEIYDVDTPSLPQAGTYDSNRYAVRGMLSAWGAAIDDGGILPDHQETMSHALRQASYRCDILITSGSISASESDAIGDIISRYGALDFWRVKMKPGRPIAFGRLHGTPILALPGNPVAVTVTFLLFARLLLQKRGGGIVSMPPRYPVTAFFSMDKKPGRREWIRCRLVERDGVVGVERFMKTGAGLVTSLVRSDGLIDIAEDITHIHEGDSVFFTPYTAFLS from the coding sequence ATGAAGGAATGGTTGTCGGTGGATGATGCCCAGAGGCACATAGAGCATAAGACAACGGCGATTGCCAGAACGTGCGCCATTCCCCTTCACCAAGCCTATGGGCGTCTTTTGGCACATGATGTCATCACCCCCCGTGATGTTCCCCCCTATGATAATGCCGCTGTTGATGGTTATGGCATTATGTGGGATGATGAGCTTTTGCAGGAGGAACGCCCCGCCTTTCGCCTTGTGGGGCGCGCAACGGCTGGCGCGCCCGCGCGCTACAACGTCAAGAAAAGACAAGCCGTTCAGCTGTTCACAGGGACATGTATGACAGATATTGAAGGAGTCGACACCATCCTCATGGAAGAGGCATGCCAACAGCAGGACGCTCAGACCATCCTCTTTATCGATAAACGCCATGCCCATCGAGGCATGAATTATCGTTTGAGAGGGGAAGACGTCCGTCAAGGGCAAAATATCCTTCCACGAGGCTGGCGCCTACGTCCACAAGATATGGCGATGCTCGCCGCTATGGGACATCCTACCGTCGACGTCATGGACAGGGTGAGGGTTGGCCTTTTCTCCAGTGGCAATGAAATCTATGATGTTGACACGCCATCGCTCCCACAGGCGGGGACGTACGATAGCAACCGCTATGCTGTGCGGGGCATGTTATCCGCATGGGGCGCGGCTATAGATGATGGCGGTATTTTGCCAGACCATCAAGAGACCATGAGTCATGCCTTGCGACAGGCATCCTATCGTTGTGATATTCTCATCACCTCAGGCAGTATCTCAGCGAGTGAGAGCGATGCCATTGGCGATATTATCAGCCGTTATGGCGCGCTAGATTTTTGGCGCGTGAAGATGAAGCCCGGACGCCCTATTGCCTTTGGGCGACTTCATGGCACGCCTATTCTTGCTCTTCCGGGCAATCCTGTTGCCGTGACCGTAACGTTTTTGCTCTTTGCGCGTCTTTTGCTACAAAAGAGGGGGGGTGGCATTGTCTCGATGCCTCCTCGCTATCCCGTCACCGCCTTTTTCTCTATGGACAAGAAGCCCGGGAGACGCGAATGGATACGATGTCGCCTTGTGGAACGTGATGGTGTTGTGGGTGTTGAGCGCTTTATGAAGACAGGGGCGGGTCTTGTGACATCTCTCGTGCGTTCGGACGGACTCATAGACATTGCAGAGGACATCACCCATATTCATGAAGGCGATAGCGTTTTTTTCACCCCTTACACGGCATTTTTATCATGA